The genome window GCGGCGAAGGTTGCGGGGGAACTGGCCCGATACATGCAGGCAGACCTGTGGGTGGTGGTATCCTTTGAGGAGGTGCCGAGATACCTGGGGGACTCCCATCTGCAGGAAGCGATGACGGCGCGCATCAGGGAGGCGCACGAGATTCTCCGGCGCGCCCAGGAGGGCATCGGGACGATCCCCGGCACGCTGACGCCCGAGGTGCTGGAAGGCCCGCCCGCGGAGGCCATTCTCGTTGCGGCGGATGTGCACGGCGTGGACTTGATCGTCATGGGAACTCGCGGCCTGGGGCGACTGGCGGGGCTGCTCCTCGGAAGCCAAAGCCAGAAGGTGGCCGCGCACGCCAAGTGTCCGGTGCTGCTGGTGCGTTAGCGTCTCGCCACGCTATTGCGTCCGCGAATCGCGCGACCGGTGTGCGTTTCCGCCGTGTGTTGTGGCGCGCAGGGGCGGATCTGGCAGTCGCCCTTCCTACTGGCGGGAAGGCGCGAAGTGAGACCCGCCCCACCTGTGGAGGTTCGCGGTGAGCGTCCGTGCGTGAGCCGGCGGGCTACTGCCAGGTCAGCAGTTCCTCAATCTTGGCCTGGTCGCGCTGGGCCGAGAACCACTCGCTGAAGGCCTGCTCCTGCATCTGTTCCAGCATCTCGGCGTCCAGCGGGCGCACTTCCTTGCCCAGGACCTTGATGATGTGATAGCCGAAATCGGTCTGCACGGGCTGGCTGATCTCGCCCACGGCCAGGGAGAACGCGGCCTCCTCAAAGGCGGTTACCATCACCCCGCGCGGGAACCATCCCAGGTCGCCGCCCGAATCCTTGGAGCCGGTGTCCTGCGAATACTGCACGGCGAGTTCCTCAAACGTCTTGCCGGCCTTGAGTTCGTCCAGCACCTTCTGGGCGGTCTCGGCGTCGGCGACGAGGATGTGCTGCGCGTGCACCTGTTCGGCTTCGGTGGGGCCGCCGTGGCGCTTCACCAGTTCGTCCACCACCATAGAATCGCGGATGCGGTCGCGGAAGTAGGCGTCGGTGATCTTGTTGACGGCCAGGAAGTTGTCCCAGTCGGTGTAGATGCCGCTGGACAGGATGGACTGGCGCGTGGACTCAATCTCCTGGGCGAGGGCGTCGTCGCTGATGACAATGCCCTCGGTCGTCGCCAGTTGGCGCGCCAGTTCCAGGTTGATGAGTTGCCAGTAGGTCTGCTGCTCAATCTGGGGCAGGTAGGTTTGAATCTGCGGGTCGCTCCAGTCCAGGGCATACTGCTCGGTGATGTAGATGAGTTGCCGCTCCAGTTCGCCCATGTAGAGTTCGGACGCGATGGCAACGCCGTTGACGACGGCGACGTTCGGGCCGGTGGGGGTGTTCACCAGTTGCATGGCGACGTCCACGCCGCCGACGGAGGGAATGGGCTCGGGGGTGGGGGTCGCGGTCGGCACGGGCGTGTCGGTGGGGGCGGGGGTGGCTTTGCCGCCGCACGCCGCCAGCAACAGGGCCAGCGCCAGGGCAAGGCCCAGCGCCAGGGTCTTCTTGTTCATTCGTTTGCTCCTCATCATAAAAATCGGGAGGGGGCCAGGGGCACCCCTCGCATTCCGTGTAAACGCATTGTAGCACCGTTTGGGCGCGAGGGGAAATCGGCGCAGGCGGTTTTTTGACAAGTGCCCCGTTCCGTGCTATCATCTCGCCACAACCGAATACGACTGGACGCTCATCCAGAGGGGTGGAGGGACCGGCCCTGTGAAACCCCGGCAACCAGAACGGCGGGTCAAGGCCCGTCGGGGGCAAAGACCCCGTTCATGGTGCCAATTCCGGCAGACCGCACCGAGCGAGTCTGAAAGATGAGAGGTGCCTTGAAACTCTCTCATCTTGAGGGAGTTTTCTTTTTGTCCAAACCGGTAGGCGTTCACCGCCGGGAGCGCAGAAAACACTGAGAGTTCTGATGAAAACCTCTGCGCCCTTTGTTCTGCAGCGAAAACTCTTGAAACTACATTCAGAAAGGAGTACAATCCATGAGCACCACATTCGCCACATCGCCGAAACTGTACCTGACATCGGAATCGGTAACCGAAGGCCACCCCGACAAGGTCTGCGACCAGATTTCCGACGCCATCCTGGACGCCATCCTGGCGCAGGATCCGGACGCGCGCGTGGCCTGCGAGTGCAGCGCCACCACGGGCCTGGTGGTCATCATGGGCGAGATCACTACGTCGGCCTACGTGGATATGGCCGAGATCGCCCGCAAGACCATCCGCGACATCGGCTACACCCGCGCCAAGTACGGGTTTGACGCCGACACGTGCGGGGTCATCGTGTCGGTGAAGGAGCAGTCGCGGGACATCGCGCTGGGCGTGAACCAGGCGCTGGAAGCCAAGCGCGGCGAGATGACCGACGAGGAGATTGAGGCCATCGGCGCGGGTGACCAGGGGATGATGATCGGCTTCGCCTGCGACGAGACGCCGGAGTATATGCCGCTGACCATCTCGCTGGCGCACCGCCTGTGCCGCCGCTTGGCCGAGGTGCGCAAGGCGAAGATTCTGCCCTGGCTGCGGCCGGATGGCAAGTCGCAGGTTACGGTGGAGTACGCCTACGGCAAACCCAAGCGGGTGGACACGGTGGTGGTTTCGGCGCAACACGACCCCTCGATTACGCATGACGAGGTGGAGGCAGGCATCATGGAGCACGTCATCCGCGCCGTGATTCCCGCTCACATGTTGGACGACCAGACGAAGTACTATGTCAACCCGACGGGGCGGTTTGTCATCGGTGGGCCGATGGGCGATTCGGGGCTGACGGGGCGCAAGATCATCGTGGACACCTACGGCGGTGTGGTGAGGCACGGCGGCGGGTGCTTCTCGGGCAAGGATCCGACGAAGGTGGACCGTTCGGGGGCCTACGCGGCGCGATACATCGCGAAGAACATCGTTGCGGCGGGCCTGGCCGACCGCGTGGAGATTCAGGTGTCCTACGCCATTGGCGTGGCGCGGCCGCTGTCGCTGATGGTGGAGACCTTCGGCACGGGGCATGTTCCCGACGACAAGATCATAGAACTGGTCAAGAAGCACTTTGACCTGCGTCCGGCGGCCATCATCCGCGACTTTGACCTGCGGCGGCCGATTTACAGGCAGACGGCGGCCTACGGGGCCTTCGGGCGCGACGATCTGGACCTGCCCTGGGAGCGCACCGACAAGGCGGAGTTGCTGCGGAAGGAGGCGGGGCTGTAGGCATCGGGCGGGTTCGCAACTTGCCCTGCATGCACGCACCGAATCCGATGGCCCTGCCGCAAGCGTCGCCGAAAGGCTACCACAGGCGGCAGGGCTTTTCTATATTCGCCCGACGCGATAGGGGAGCGTCGGCCAGGGACAGGTCGCGCCGTCTTTTGCTCTTGGGCCTCGGCCCGCGTCGCGAGCGACCCGTGGCATTGCTGGCCCGAGACGAAAAGTCGTGAGAGACGAGACGAAAACCGATGTTGTTGTTGGAGTTGTTCGGGTTGTTCCTGTTGCGGTTCTCGCAGCGAGCGTTGTCTTGATTGTTGTTCCAAGACCCGCCGCGCAGTCCATGTCTCGTTCTCAACCTGCCCCCGCGTTCTGGACGCAGAGCGCCCGTTACGCTTCCTGGATGGATCGCCGCCAGCCTCCGAGCAGATTCCCCACCTCTGTAACCATTTCTGCCACGTGTTTGTACTGGCGGGGAGTGATAATCTCCAAGTCCTGGCAAAGTCGCAAATAGAAGCGAAGTTTGGTTAGGTCTACGTCTGCATCGGCCAATGCCTGCTGCCGGATTTTTCCTCTTGCAAGTCCGGCCTCAATCAGCCGCTCCTGAAAACGGAGGGCCGTCTCCTGCACGGCTCGGGCAAGGACAAACCTGTGCTCCCGCGGAAACTTGACGGTGGCTGGGATCAACCAGGCGAGCAAGTCATACGTCTTGGAGAAGATTGGCGACTGTGTCATAGATAACCCTCTTACAGCACGACTTGGCCCAGGACCGCGCGCCGCAATCCCCAGGTGTCGCCATAGCGCACATGGTTGATCCACCCTAGGATGGAGGCCACCACCCGTTCGGCAGGCAGCGTGTCCTTATCTTCTTCGTATGCGCGTAGGAGTCTTTTGAGAGCGCGCCGGTATTGGATGACCTTGCGGCGCTTCACGCGCCGGTGCGTGGGGAACACAACGAATCCGAGAAACGGGAACCCCTCGGTTACCGGCCGAGGGTGGGCGCCCGCGT of Chloroflexota bacterium contains these proteins:
- the avd gene encoding diversity-generating retroelement protein Avd, coding for MTQSPIFSKTYDLLAWLIPATVKFPREHRFVLARAVQETALRFQERLIEAGLARGKIRQQALADADVDLTKLRFYLRLCQDLEIITPRQYKHVAEMVTEVGNLLGGWRRSIQEA
- a CDS encoding peptidylprolyl isomerase, which codes for MNKKTLALGLALALALLLAACGGKATPAPTDTPVPTATPTPEPIPSVGGVDVAMQLVNTPTGPNVAVVNGVAIASELYMGELERQLIYITEQYALDWSDPQIQTYLPQIEQQTYWQLINLELARQLATTEGIVISDDALAQEIESTRQSILSSGIYTDWDNFLAVNKITDAYFRDRIRDSMVVDELVKRHGGPTEAEQVHAQHILVADAETAQKVLDELKAGKTFEELAVQYSQDTGSKDSGGDLGWFPRGVMVTAFEEAAFSLAVGEISQPVQTDFGYHIIKVLGKEVRPLDAEMLEQMQEQAFSEWFSAQRDQAKIEELLTWQ
- a CDS encoding universal stress protein, translated to MFRKILVGVDGSEHGYKAAKVAGELARYMQADLWVVVSFEEVPRYLGDSHLQEAMTARIREAHEILRRAQEGIGTIPGTLTPEVLEGPPAEAILVAADVHGVDLIVMGTRGLGRLAGLLLGSQSQKVAAHAKCPVLLVR
- a CDS encoding methionine adenosyltransferase, with the translated sequence MSTTFATSPKLYLTSESVTEGHPDKVCDQISDAILDAILAQDPDARVACECSATTGLVVIMGEITTSAYVDMAEIARKTIRDIGYTRAKYGFDADTCGVIVSVKEQSRDIALGVNQALEAKRGEMTDEEIEAIGAGDQGMMIGFACDETPEYMPLTISLAHRLCRRLAEVRKAKILPWLRPDGKSQVTVEYAYGKPKRVDTVVVSAQHDPSITHDEVEAGIMEHVIRAVIPAHMLDDQTKYYVNPTGRFVIGGPMGDSGLTGRKIIVDTYGGVVRHGGGCFSGKDPTKVDRSGAYAARYIAKNIVAAGLADRVEIQVSYAIGVARPLSLMVETFGTGHVPDDKIIELVKKHFDLRPAAIIRDFDLRRPIYRQTAAYGAFGRDDLDLPWERTDKAELLRKEAGL